In the genome of Xenopus laevis strain J_2021 chromosome 1S, Xenopus_laevis_v10.1, whole genome shotgun sequence, one region contains:
- the LOC108705061 gene encoding unconventional myosin-Ih-like yields MHMEGSLSARDKVGVQDFVLLDSHTSEAAFMDNLRKRFQENLIYTYIGTMLVSVNPYKELELYTQRQMELYQGVNYIELPPHIYAVAANAYRVMCTERNNHFILISGESGSGKTETSKKILQFLAITCPITKKLQTFRDRLLLSNPVLEAFGNAKTIHNDNSSRFGKYMDVQFDYKGAPCGGHILSYLIEKSRVVHQNPGERNFHIFYQLLEGGEDHLINWLGLDRNPQKYSYLIQGECAKVSSICDKTNWKLVRRAFTILEFTEADIEHLFGIVASVLHLGNIKYEEDTHGHAIIKNGSQLQWISKLLGVPVSLLQEALTNKKIEARSEEVLSPLNLELAYYARDALAKAIYGRSFNWLVNKINSSLSNKESPQQPVIGLLDIYGFEILETNSFEQFCINYCNEKLQQLFISMTLKAEQEEYKIEGIEWEPVQYFDNKIICDLIEEKYKGIIAIMNEECLGPGEATDLSFLAKLEEKVGDHPHLLTRKLADPIARKTIDWLDFRLIHYAGEVTYCAVGFLEKNNDLLYRNSKEVILKSKNYILRDCFHSSELDNRRRPETVTTQFKNTLSSLIEIILLKEPTYIRCIKPNNNKQPGKFEDMLIRHQVKYLGLMEHLRVRRAGFAYRRKYEIFLERYKALCPQTWPNWAGPAREGVEKLVKYLGYQPNEYKLGRTKLFIRFPRTLFATVDSFEIRRNQLVSKIQAKYKGCLGKRAFEKKKKAAIKLESCWRGVLSRREAKKRAWAVQTIRRFIVGFINRKNADVDSNKNFSSMMYYNYLWKLREHVPKNLLDKTWLTPPVAMEKTSELLHKVCMRNLVRKYYRTVTPQKTHQLQQKVVTSQIFKGKKEGYKQTLSQPFEETRLNEQDINPKVLQLMNNDRIKYGIAAVKYDRRGFKARPRQLLLTQSAVYVTEEAKIKQKIEYSMLKGISVSNLSDGFLIIHVSPEGNKQKGDAILQCDYIFEAVTKLCMLASKLDAVTVVQGSLTFNFQRKEGVIDFTHGAEAQVYKAKNGHLTVATPRMKS; encoded by the exons ATGCACATGGAAGGGTCTTTGTCTGCACGGGACAAAGTTGGTGTACAGGACTTTGTTTTGTTGGATTCCCACACCAGCGAAGCAGCGTTCATGGACAATCTACGCAAGAGATTCCAGGAGAATCTCATTTAT ACATACATAGGAACCATGCTGGTGTCTGTGAATCCATACAAGGAGCTTGAGCTGTACACCCAGAGACAGATGGAACTGTACCAAGGAGTAAATTACATTGAGCTCCCACCACACAT ATATGCAGTTGCTGCTAACGCATACAGGGTAATGTGTACAGAGCGTAATAACCACTTTATTCTTATCTCTGGTGAAAGTGGTTCTGGCAAGACAGAGACCTCTAAGAAAATCCTCCAGTTCCTAGCCATAACATGTCCAATCACTAAGAAACTTCAGACATTCAGAGATCGTCTCCTTCTCTCTAATCCTGTACTagag GCTTTTGGAAATGCCAAAACAATTCACAATGACAATTCAAGTCGATTTGGAAAATACATGGATGTGCAGTTTGACTACAAG GGAGCCCCCTGTGGAGGACACATCCTGAGCTACCTGATAGAAAAGTCACGTGTGGTTCATCAGAATCCTGGGGAGAGGAACTTTCACATTTTCTATCAACTGCTAGAAGGAGGAGAAGATCATCTGATCAATTGGTTGGGCCTGGACCGTAATCCACAGAAATACAGTTACTTGATCCAA GGCGAGTGTGCCAAAGTAAGCTCTATCTGTGACAAAACCAACTGGAAGCTTGTCCGTAGGGCATTCACCATCCTTGAATTCACAGAAGCAGATATTGAG CACCTGTTTGGAATAGTAGCCAGTGTTCTACATCTGGGGAATATAAAGTATGAAGAAGACACCCATGGTCATGCAATCATTAAGAATGGATCTCAGCTTCAGTGGATATCTAAG TTGCTTGGTGTTCCCGTATCTCTTTTGCAAGAAGCACTGACAAATAAAAAGATTGAAGCTAGGTCAGAAGAG gttcTCAGTCCTTTGAATTTGGAGCTGGCTTATTATGCTCGTGATGCCCTCGCCAAAGCTATTTATGGAAGGTCTTTCAATTGGCTGGTCAACAAAATTAATAGCTCTCTGTCCAACAAG GAGTCACCACAGCAACCAGTTATTGGACTCCTTGACATTTATGGATTTGAGATTTTGGAGACAAACAG CTTTGAACAGTTTTGCATTAATTACTGCAATGAGAAGTTACAGCAGCTCTTTATTTCTATGACACTAAAGGCAGAACAAGAGGAATATAAAATAGAGGGTATTGAG TGGGAACCTGTTCAGTACTTTGACAATAAAATTATCTGTGACCTAATTGAGGAGAAGTACAAAGGGATCATTGCCATAATG AATgaagagtgcttgggacctggggaagCCACAGACTTGAGCTTCTTAGCAAAACTGGAAGAGAAGGTTGGCGATCACCCCCATTTGTTAAC AcgcaaacttgcagatcccatagccAGAAAAACCATAGACTGGTTAGATTTCAGGCTTATCCACTATGCAGGAGAAGTTACATATTGTGCAGTTG ggtttttggaaaaaaataatgacTTGCTCTACAGAAATTCGAAAGAG GTGATTCTGAAATCTAAAAACTATATCTTAAGGGATTGTTTTCATTCCTCTGAGTTGGACAACAGGAGGAGGCCAGAGACT GTAACAACACAGTTCAAGAACACCTTGTCCTCCCTGATAGAAATCATTCTGCTGAAGGAACCAACATACATCAGGTGTATTAAGCCAAATAACAACAAACAACCCG GAAAGTTTGAAGATATGCTCATTCGCCATCAGGTCAAGTACCTGGGCCTGATGGAGCATTTACGGGTCAGAAGAGCCGGATTTGCCTATCGAAGGAAATATGAGATATTCTTAGAGAG GTACAAAGCACTGTGTCCACAAACTTGGCCTAACTGGGCAGGCCCAGCCCGAGAAGGAGTAGAGAAACTAGTGAAATACCTTGGATACCAACCTAACGAATATAAGTTGGGAAG AACAAAGCTGTTCATACGTTTTCCACGTACACTATTTGCCACTGTGGACTCATTTGAAATAAGGAGGAATCAGCTGG TTTCAAAAATCCAAGCCAAATACAAAGGGTGTTTAGGAAAAAGAGCTtttgagaagaagaaaaaagcag CTATTAAGCTAGAGTCATGCTGGAGAGGGGTACTATCTCGTAGAGAAGCAAAGAAGCGTGCGTGGGCTGTGCAGACCATCAGAAG gTTCATTGTTGGATTTATCAACCGGAAGAATGCAGATGTAGATTCAAACAAAAACTTCTCAAGCATGATGTATTACAACTATCTTTGGAAACTGAGGGAACATGTGCCCAAAAATTTGCTGGATAAAACATGGCTGACCCCACCAGTAGCCATGGAAAAG ACATCAGAACTTCTACACAAGGTATGCATGAGAAACTTAGTGAGGAAATACTACAGGACAGTCACCCCTCAGAAAACACACCAG CTGCAGCAGAAAGTTGTGACCAGTCAAATCTTCAAAGGGAAGAAGGAGGGTTACAAACAAACTCTCAGCCAGCCTTTTGAAGAGACGCGTTTGA ATGAACAAGATATTAACCCAAAAGTTCTTCAGCTCATGAATAATGACAGGATTAAG TATGGAATAGCAGCAGTGAAATATGACAGACGTGGATTCAAAGCTCGCCCCCGCCAACTCCTACTGACCCAGTCAGCGGTGTATGTGACTGAGGAAGCCAAGATTAAGCAGAAAATCGAGTATTCTATGCTGAAAG GAATCTCGGTCAGTAACCTGAGTGATGGATTCCTAATCATCCATGTGTCCCCAGAGGGCAACAAGCAGAAG GGAGATGCCATATTACAGTGTGACTACATCTTTGAAGCAGTAACCAAACTGTGCATGCTGGCTTCAAAGCTAGATGCAGTTACTGTAGTCCAGGGAAG CTTAACCTTCAACTTCCAACGCAAAGAAGGCGTCATTGATTTTACACATGGGGCTGAAGCACAAGTGTACAAAGCCAAGAATGGGCACTTAACAGTG GCCACACCAAGAATGAAATCCTAA